Proteins from a genomic interval of Rhizobium etli CFN 42:
- a CDS encoding GtrA family protein: MKKLIRFAIAGGIGFLVDAGVLSALLDLTPLGPFVARLIAIAFAMASTWVFNRNFTFDRSGRSLAVEGFRYGSVGVTAALVNYGLYSALLLSLPGLQPLAAMVVASIAAMVFSFFGYSRFVFRA, translated from the coding sequence GTGAAGAAGCTCATCCGTTTTGCGATTGCCGGCGGCATCGGCTTTCTCGTCGACGCCGGTGTGCTGTCGGCGCTACTCGATCTGACGCCGCTCGGCCCCTTCGTGGCGCGGCTCATCGCGATCGCCTTCGCAATGGCGTCAACCTGGGTCTTCAACCGGAACTTCACATTCGATCGCTCGGGCCGCTCGCTCGCCGTGGAAGGCTTCCGCTACGGCTCGGTCGGAGTCACGGCGGCGCTCGTCAATTACGGGCTTTATTCGGCACTCCTGCTTTCGCTGCCGGGGCTTCAGCCGCTTGCGGCGATGGTGGTCGCCAGTATCGCCGCAATGGTCTTCAGCTTCTTCGGCTATTCGCGCTTCGTCTTCCGCGCGTGA